From the genome of Symbiobacterium terraclitae, one region includes:
- the lpdA gene encoding dihydrolipoyl dehydrogenase, giving the protein MSHTYDVVVLGGGTGGYVAAIRGAQLGLKVALVERDKVGGTCLHRGCIPTKAYLKSAEMLHAVRQSGEFGITAEGVALNFDGVRARKEKIVSNLHRGVQGLLKKNGVTVFQGTGALVPPSIFSPNGLVSVMVGDQQELLEYGKVVIATGSRPKTMGIPVDGAHVMTSDEALVRPTLPESVIIIGAGVIGMEWASLYHDFGVKVTVLEFLDRILPTEDDEVAAELHKLMGRRKVEIVTGAAVLPESVQVRDGRVTLQARVGDEVREYAAEALLIAVGREPVTSGFGLENREKVTYTKGGFIEVDGFCRTGDPALYAIGDVAGGGLAHVASHQGIIAMEHIAGHSPEPFDPRRVPRCVYTRPEVAAVGLTEAQAREAGYEVRVGKFPWRGIGKALVEGSLDGFAKVVADARTGDVLGVHLIGPDATNLISEAGLALVLNASAWEVGQVIHPHPTLSEIFGEAALAVEGRAIHM; this is encoded by the coding sequence ATGTCTCATACCTACGATGTCGTGGTGCTCGGGGGCGGTACCGGCGGGTACGTCGCGGCGATCCGCGGGGCGCAGCTGGGCCTGAAGGTCGCCCTGGTGGAGCGCGACAAGGTGGGCGGCACCTGCCTGCACCGGGGGTGCATTCCCACCAAGGCCTACCTGAAGAGCGCGGAGATGCTGCACGCCGTGCGGCAGTCCGGGGAGTTCGGGATCACGGCCGAGGGCGTGGCCCTGAACTTCGACGGGGTGCGCGCGCGCAAGGAGAAGATCGTCAGCAACCTGCACAGGGGCGTACAGGGGCTGCTCAAGAAGAACGGCGTGACGGTGTTCCAGGGCACGGGAGCCCTGGTCCCGCCCTCGATCTTCTCGCCCAACGGCCTCGTGTCGGTGATGGTGGGCGACCAGCAGGAGCTCCTGGAATACGGCAAGGTCGTCATTGCCACCGGGTCGCGGCCCAAGACGATGGGAATCCCCGTCGACGGCGCCCACGTGATGACCTCCGACGAGGCCCTGGTCCGGCCGACCCTGCCCGAGTCGGTGATCATCATCGGCGCCGGCGTGATCGGCATGGAGTGGGCCAGCCTCTACCACGACTTCGGCGTGAAGGTGACGGTGCTGGAGTTCCTGGACCGCATCCTGCCCACCGAGGATGACGAGGTGGCCGCCGAGCTGCATAAGCTGATGGGCCGCCGCAAGGTCGAGATCGTCACGGGGGCGGCCGTGCTGCCCGAGTCGGTGCAGGTGCGGGACGGCCGGGTGACGCTGCAGGCCCGGGTCGGGGACGAGGTCCGGGAGTACGCGGCGGAGGCCCTGCTGATCGCCGTCGGGCGGGAGCCGGTGACCTCAGGGTTCGGGCTGGAGAACCGGGAGAAGGTTACGTACACGAAGGGCGGCTTCATCGAGGTGGACGGCTTCTGCCGCACCGGTGACCCGGCGCTCTACGCGATCGGCGACGTGGCCGGCGGGGGACTGGCCCACGTGGCCTCGCACCAGGGGATCATCGCCATGGAGCACATCGCCGGGCACTCGCCCGAGCCCTTCGACCCGCGCCGGGTGCCGCGCTGCGTCTACACCCGGCCTGAGGTGGCGGCCGTCGGCCTCACCGAGGCGCAGGCCCGGGAGGCGGGCTACGAGGTGCGGGTCGGCAAGTTCCCCTGGCGGGGCATCGGAAAGGCGCTGGTGGAGGGCTCGCTGGACGGCTTCGCCAAGGTCGTGGCCGACGCCCGGACAGGCGACGTCCTCGGGGTGCACCTGATCGGCCCCGACGCCACGAACCTGATCTCCGAGGCGGGGCTCGCCCTGGTGCTGAACGCCTCCGCCTGGGAGGTCGGCCAGGTGATCCACCCCCACCCGACGCTCTCCGAGATCTTCGGCGAGGCGGCGCTGGCGGTGGAGGGCAGAGCGATCCACATGTAG